The Pyxidicoccus sp. MSG2 DNA segment TGCTGGAGCAGCTCGGCGCGCTGGCGGCGCGGGCGCGCACGGGTGAGGAGGTGCCGTCGCTCACCGTCACGCTGCACCTGGCGCACGGGCACTCGATGACGGGCGAGGTGGTGGACTACGTCCCGCGCGAGTCGGTGCTGATGGCGCTGGGCAAGGAGGGACTGCTCCGGTCCGCGTCGGTGGCCTACGTGGACCTGACCACGGTGGTGGCGGTGTCGGTGGGCAACGCGGACAAGCTGCTGGACCTCGCGCCGCTGGTGCGGCCGAACCCCACGCGGCAGGACCTGATGTCGCTGATGGAGAAGCTGCCGCACGCAATCACCGAACAGTTCTGGCCGGGCGAGGCGGCGCTGGGCGGCCGCCCGCTGCGCTTCGAGGTGGACTGGGTGGGGCTGGACGACGAGCCGGGCCGCCGCGCGCTGGAGGCGGCGATGAATGTCGCGGGCCACGCGCTGCGCGCGCTCGCCCAGGAGCAGGGGCGCGAGGTGTTGCGCCGCATCATCACCGTGCGCTTCATCAAGGGGCGCGACACGCGCGCCGCCGTGGAGGGAGAGACGGGCACGGTGACGGTGGCCCCGGGCTCCGCGGACCCGACGGTGTCCAGCTTCCGCAAGGCCTTCGCCGCCGCCCTCAGATGACGGGCAGCTCGCCGCTGTCGGGGCCGAGCGGGAAGGCCGCGTCGATGCGGGCCAGCTCCTCGGCGGACAGCTTCAGCGACGCGGCCGCGGCGTTGTCGCGCATGTGGGCCTCGCGGCTGGCCTTGGGAATGGCGAACAGCGAGGGCCGGCGCACGAGGAACCGCAGCGCCACCTGGTACGGGCTGACGCCGTGCGCGCGGGCAATGGCCCCCAGCACCTTGCCGCCCTTGCTGTCAGGCTGGGGGAAGTTGCCGTTGCCGAAGGGGCTGTAGCCCACCACCGCCACGCCCCGCGCCTCGCACCACGGAAGCACTCCGTGCTCAATCGCCCGCTCCTCCAGGTGATACAGCACCTGGTTGCAGGCGATGCGGCCCGGCCCTGACAGGGCGAGCGCTTCTTCCAGTTCCTCCACGCCGAAGTTGCTCACGCCCCACGAGCGAATCTTCCCGTCCGCCACCAGCTTCTCGAAGGCGCGCACCGTGTCCTCCAGCGGGTGCGGCCCCGGCCAGTGCAGCAGGTAGCAGTCCAGCCTGTCGGTGCGCAGCCGCTTCAGGCTCCGCTCACACGCGGCCAGCGTGCCCGCGTAGGAGGCGTTGGAGGGCATCACCTTCGACACGAGGAACACCTCGTCGCGGCGGCCGGCAATCGCCTCGGAGACAATGGTCTCCTCCACCCGGCCGTGCCCGTACAGCTCGGCCGTGTCCACGTGCGTCAGGCCCAGGTCCAACCCGGTCCGGAGCGCGCGGATGGCGCCTGCCCGGTCGTCCTCCTCCATCTGCCACGTCCCCTGCCCCAGCACGGGAACCCGCACACCGGTGCCACCAAACGGGTGCTTCTCCATCACACACCTCGCTGTCGAGCCATCCGCCCGAGAAGGATTAACACCGCCCAGGAGGACTGGCAGCCCCCTGGAGTGCACGCCCGGAGGGCCCGCGTTAGTCTCCTGCGGTGTCTTCCCCAGAAAAGTCCGCCACGCCCCAGCTCCCCGCCAGCGTCACAGTGAGCCGCCTGCTCGCCCTGGCGCGGCCGGAGATTCCCACCCTCATCGCCGGCACCTTCTTCCTGCTCGTGAGTAGCGCGTCGATGCTCGCCTACCCGCGCGCCGTCGGCGACCTGGTGGACGAGGCCCTCCACACGCGCAGCCAGCAGATGCTCAACGGGCTCGCGCTGACGATGCTCGCCGTCTTCGTGGTGCAGGGCGTGGCCATGGCGCTGCGCGCCTACTACTTCAACACCGCCGGCGAGCGCGTGGTGGCGCGGCTGCGCAAGGACCTCTTCCGCGCGCTGCTGTCGCAGGAGATTGCCTTCTTCGACGGGCGCCGCACCGGCGAGCTCACCAGCCGGCTCGCCTCGGACACCACCGTCCTGCAGAACACCGTCACCGCCAACATCTCCATGGCCCTGCGCTACACCATGCAGATTGTCGGCGGCGTGGCGCTCCTCTTCTACACGTCCGCGCAGCTCACCGGCGTCATGCTCGCCACCATCCCCGCCGTGGCGGTGGGCGGGGTGGTCTACGGCCGCCGCGTGCGCGCCATCTCTCGCCAGGTGCAGGACGCGTTGGCGGCCAGCAACGAGGTGGCCGAGGAGGACCTGTCCGGCATCCGCACCGTGCGCTCCTTCGCCGCCGAGCACACCGAGGTGGAGCGCTACGGCACCGCCATGGACCGCTCCTTCTCGCTCGCCCGGGAGCGCACGCGCCAGTCCGCCATCTTCATGGGTGTCGTCTCCATCGTCGGCTACGGCGCCATCGCCGCGGTGCTCTGGTTCGGCGGCCGGCTGGTGGTGCAGGGGCAGTTGAGCGTGGGCGAGCTCACCTCGTTCCTCATGTACACCATGCTGGTGGCCTTCTCCTTCAGCGCCCTGGCGGACCTGTGGGCGGACTTCATGCGCGCCAGCGGCGCCGCGGACCGCGTCTTCGAATTGATGGACCGCAAGCCCGCCATCGCCTCCGGCGGCGCGAGCCTGCCGGAGGTGCGCGGCCACGTGGAGTTCCGCGACGTGCGCTTCGCCTACCCCACGCGCCCCGACATCACCGTGCTCCAGGGACTCAACCTGGAATTGCGCCCTGGTGAAGTGGTGGCGGTGGTGGGCCCCTCGGGCGCCGGCAAGTCCACGCTGGCCTCGCTGCTGTCGCGCTTCTATGACCCACAGGGCGGCGCGGTGCTGCTGGACGGCCACCCGCTCACCTCGCTGGACCCGGAGTGGCTGCGCCGCAA contains these protein-coding regions:
- a CDS encoding aldo/keto reductase yields the protein MEKHPFGGTGVRVPVLGQGTWQMEEDDRAGAIRALRTGLDLGLTHVDTAELYGHGRVEETIVSEAIAGRRDEVFLVSKVMPSNASYAGTLAACERSLKRLRTDRLDCYLLHWPGPHPLEDTVRAFEKLVADGKIRSWGVSNFGVEELEEALALSGPGRIACNQVLYHLEERAIEHGVLPWCEARGVAVVGYSPFGNGNFPQPDSKGGKVLGAIARAHGVSPYQVALRFLVRRPSLFAIPKASREAHMRDNAAAASLKLSAEELARIDAAFPLGPDSGELPVI
- a CDS encoding ABC transporter ATP-binding protein — encoded protein: MSSPEKSATPQLPASVTVSRLLALARPEIPTLIAGTFFLLVSSASMLAYPRAVGDLVDEALHTRSQQMLNGLALTMLAVFVVQGVAMALRAYYFNTAGERVVARLRKDLFRALLSQEIAFFDGRRTGELTSRLASDTTVLQNTVTANISMALRYTMQIVGGVALLFYTSAQLTGVMLATIPAVAVGGVVYGRRVRAISRQVQDALAASNEVAEEDLSGIRTVRSFAAEHTEVERYGTAMDRSFSLARERTRQSAIFMGVVSIVGYGAIAAVLWFGGRLVVQGQLSVGELTSFLMYTMLVAFSFSALADLWADFMRASGAADRVFELMDRKPAIASGGASLPEVRGHVEFRDVRFAYPTRPDITVLQGLNLELRPGEVVAVVGPSGAGKSTLASLLSRFYDPQGGAVLLDGHPLTSLDPEWLRRNIGMVAQEPQLFSCSIADNIRYGRPDATDAQVEEAARAANAHAYIQRFPEAYRTQVGERGVQLSGGQKQRVAIARAVLKDPRLLILDEATSALDAESEHLVKDALERLMKGRTTLIIAHRLSTVANADRVLVLEGGHIIQSGTHSALMGQDGLYRRLVERQFVAA